One part of the [Synechococcus] sp. NIES-970 genome encodes these proteins:
- a CDS encoding hypothetical protein (conserved hypothetical protein) encodes MNYPNFSEEIPWTEEAKIKYKNIPFYARSQARQTIEELARTEEVEEITAELVMRAQQKFGK; translated from the coding sequence ATGAATTACCCAAATTTTTCTGAAGAAATTCCCTGGACGGAAGAAGCCAAAATAAAGTACAAAAATATTCCTTTTTATGCCCGTTCCCAGGCCCGTCAAACCATCGAGGAACTGGCCCGGACCGAGGAAGTCGAGGAAATCACTGCCGAACTGGTGATGCGGGCCCAACAGAAGTTTGGCAAGTAG